From a region of the Nonlabens sp. Hel1_33_55 genome:
- a CDS encoding 2Fe-2S iron-sulfur cluster-binding protein, with the protein MSDIKMTIIDREGQRHEVDAPTDMNMNVMEVCKAYDLPVQAVCGGMAMCATCQCYIISDHNLGERNDDEEAMLWEAQNVKDNSRLGCQIPITEDLEGLVIELAPEEK; encoded by the coding sequence ATGTCTGATATCAAAATGACCATCATTGACCGTGAAGGTCAGCGCCACGAGGTCGATGCACCTACAGACATGAACATGAATGTCATGGAAGTCTGCAAGGCCTACGATTTGCCAGTACAAGCCGTATGTGGTGGTATGGCGATGTGCGCCACTTGTCAATGCTACATTATCAGCGACCACAATCTAGGTGAGCGCAACGATGATGAAGAGGCGATGCTATGGGAAGCGCAAAACGTAAAAGACAACTCTAGACTGGGTTGCCAGATTCCGATTACGGAAGATTTAGAAGGATTGGTGATTGAATTGGCTCCTGAGGAGAAGTAA
- a CDS encoding sensor histidine kinase, whose amino-acid sequence MITATKPINEKDRLASLRRLNILDTISEDQYDNVTELAAYICDTKYALISLIDENRQWFKSTIGVQLCETSRDVSFCAHAINQPHEILEIPDTRKDDRFVDNPLVTDEETPVIFYAGVPLFNQDGHVLGTLCVLDSKPKKLSDHQLKALKNLAKQVEQLFRLHAANQNLEVSKKHLSKHNSLLKDFAATVSHDMKMPLANLIVTSDILNQKYSDLIDDDGKQYLSYLKKSSLSLSDYITNILSHYESSSHDIEDRSTFNLNDVLEDIVELINIKHQCEINLPDVNHTLYCNQVALEQIFLNLIGNSIKYNDKEETVISIEADVLTDYYEFRIIDNGIGIPADKISNIFELFNTVGEYDRDGNQGHGIGLSTVKQLVESLDGTIDVDSQLGVSTTFTFTLAR is encoded by the coding sequence ATGATTACAGCCACCAAACCTATTAACGAGAAAGATCGTCTGGCCTCACTGAGACGACTCAACATTCTTGATACTATATCTGAGGACCAATACGATAACGTCACTGAGCTTGCGGCATATATTTGTGATACTAAGTACGCTTTAATTTCATTGATTGATGAAAATCGACAGTGGTTCAAATCTACCATAGGCGTTCAGTTGTGTGAAACAAGTCGTGATGTAAGTTTTTGCGCTCATGCAATTAATCAACCTCATGAAATCCTAGAAATTCCGGATACTAGAAAGGATGATAGATTTGTGGACAACCCATTAGTGACTGATGAGGAAACACCTGTTATTTTTTATGCCGGTGTACCTTTATTTAATCAAGATGGACACGTATTGGGGACTTTATGTGTTTTAGACAGTAAACCAAAAAAGCTTTCTGACCATCAACTTAAGGCTCTCAAAAATCTTGCAAAACAAGTGGAGCAACTATTTAGGTTGCACGCAGCAAATCAAAATCTCGAGGTCTCAAAAAAGCATCTATCCAAGCATAATTCTTTACTCAAAGATTTTGCGGCCACCGTTTCTCATGACATGAAGATGCCGCTTGCAAATCTTATTGTGACCTCTGACATTTTGAATCAGAAGTACAGTGATTTAATAGACGATGATGGCAAACAATATTTGAGTTATCTCAAGAAATCTTCACTTTCACTAAGCGATTACATTACAAACATTCTTTCGCATTATGAGAGTTCATCACATGATATTGAAGACCGTAGTACATTTAATTTAAATGATGTTCTTGAAGATATTGTTGAGTTGATCAATATTAAACATCAATGTGAGATCAATTTACCAGATGTCAATCATACTTTATACTGTAATCAAGTTGCTCTTGAGCAAATTTTCCTAAATCTTATAGGGAACAGTATTAAATATAATGACAAGGAAGAAACCGTTATTTCCATAGAGGCTGATGTTTTGACCGATTATTATGAATTCAGAATCATAGATAATGGTATAGGAATTCCGGCAGATAAAATCTCCAATATCTTTGAGCTTTTTAATACCGTTGGTGAATATGACCGCGATGGAAACCAGGGTCATGGTATAGGACTTTCCACCGTTAAGCAACTGGTTGAAAGCCTTGATGGAACTATAGATGTAGACTCTCAATTAGGAGTTTCTACAACTTTCACGTTTACATTAGCTCGCTAA
- the leuD gene encoding 3-isopropylmalate dehydratase small subunit: MEKFTTLESRAIPLKIENIDTDQIIPARFLKATDREGFGENAFRDWRFKKDGSVNQDFALNDDRYHGKILVAGDNFGCGSSREHAAWALTDYGFKVIVSSYFADIFKGNALNNGLLPVQVTPEFLKVLLDKIIAVPETKLVVNLEKQAISIAGTSVNEFFDIDPYKKTCMINGYDDIDYLLSKKDVIKKFEDQMIY, from the coding sequence ATGGAAAAATTTACAACCTTAGAATCGCGAGCCATACCGCTCAAAATTGAAAATATAGATACAGACCAAATCATTCCTGCGCGATTTTTAAAAGCGACGGATAGAGAAGGATTTGGCGAAAATGCCTTCAGAGACTGGCGTTTTAAAAAAGATGGAAGTGTGAATCAAGACTTTGCTTTAAATGATGATCGATATCATGGAAAGATTCTGGTTGCTGGAGATAACTTTGGTTGTGGATCCAGTCGAGAACACGCTGCTTGGGCACTTACAGATTATGGCTTTAAAGTGATTGTTTCCAGTTACTTTGCCGACATATTTAAAGGGAATGCCCTGAACAATGGATTATTGCCGGTTCAAGTGACACCAGAATTTTTGAAGGTACTACTTGATAAAATAATAGCGGTACCTGAAACAAAATTGGTGGTAAACCTAGAAAAGCAAGCCATTAGTATAGCAGGAACTAGCGTTAATGAATTCTTTGATATTGATCCATACAAAAAAACCTGCATGATCAATGGCTATGATGATATTGACTATTTATTAAGCAAAAAAGATGTCATCAAAAAGTTCGAAGATCAGATGATTTATTGA
- the leuB gene encoding 3-isopropylmalate dehydrogenase gives MKLNIAVLSGDGIGPEVTAQAVKVMKAIAVEFDHRFVFKNAAVGATAIDQFNDPLPAKTLDLCRSTDAILFGAIGHPKYDNDPSAKVRPEQGLLKLRKELGLYANVRPVKAYEALLDKSPLKRDIIAGTDISIYRELTGGIYFGEKTLSEDGNEASDLCTYSREEIERIAHQAFKAAQSRRNKVTLVDKANVLETSRLWRRVVTELASQYPEVELDFLFVDNAAMQMILNPSQFDVILTENLFGDVISDEASVIGGSIGLLASASIGDEHAMFEPIHGSYPEGAGKNIANPIASILSAAMLLEHFDLHNEAELIKMAVDRSLELGITTPDLNDNYNNITTSKVGDFIADFIAHPYDTNANFNNIHLGQSTII, from the coding sequence ATGAAATTAAATATTGCAGTATTGTCGGGAGATGGCATCGGGCCAGAAGTTACAGCACAAGCTGTAAAAGTGATGAAAGCAATAGCTGTGGAATTTGACCATAGGTTTGTATTCAAGAACGCCGCTGTAGGAGCAACTGCCATTGACCAGTTCAACGATCCACTACCAGCTAAAACTTTGGATTTGTGTAGATCAACTGATGCAATACTATTCGGTGCGATAGGTCATCCCAAATATGATAATGATCCTAGTGCCAAGGTTAGGCCAGAACAAGGTTTGCTCAAATTGCGCAAGGAATTGGGATTGTACGCAAACGTACGACCTGTCAAGGCTTATGAAGCTTTGTTGGATAAATCACCTTTGAAGCGTGATATCATCGCTGGAACAGATATTTCCATATACAGAGAGCTCACCGGTGGAATCTACTTTGGTGAAAAAACATTAAGCGAAGACGGAAACGAAGCATCAGATCTTTGTACTTACTCGAGAGAAGAAATTGAGCGTATCGCCCATCAGGCTTTTAAAGCAGCCCAATCCAGACGTAATAAAGTAACCTTGGTGGATAAGGCTAATGTTTTAGAAACGTCCAGACTTTGGAGACGCGTAGTAACTGAACTGGCTTCTCAATACCCAGAGGTGGAATTGGATTTCCTATTCGTTGACAATGCGGCCATGCAAATGATCTTGAATCCGTCGCAGTTTGATGTGATTTTAACTGAGAATCTTTTTGGTGATGTCATCAGTGATGAAGCAAGTGTTATAGGTGGTTCCATAGGGCTTCTGGCAAGTGCATCCATAGGTGATGAGCATGCTATGTTCGAGCCTATTCATGGTTCTTACCCAGAAGGCGCTGGAAAAAATATTGCCAATCCTATTGCATCTATCTTGAGCGCAGCCATGCTTTTGGAGCACTTTGACCTACACAATGAAGCCGAATTGATTAAAATGGCAGTAGATCGCTCCTTGGAATTAGGCATCACTACACCAGATTTGAATGACAATTACAACAACATCACGACCAGTAAAGTAGGTGACTTTATAGCTGATTTCATTGCGCATCCTTACGATACGAACGCTAATTTCAACAACATTCACCTAGGTCAATCCACTATAATTTAA
- a CDS encoding NAD(P)/FAD-dependent oxidoreductase, producing MITTDILIIGAGPTGLFAVFEAGLLKLKCHIIDALAQPGGQCTELYPKKPIYDIPGFPEVLAGDLVTNLMKQIEPFQPGFTLGERAETIDKQDDGSFIVATSKGTKHHAKVVAIAGGLGSFEPRKPMIDGIERYEDNGLAYMIKDPEVYRDKKVVIAGGGDSALDWSIFLANVASEVTLVHRREEFRGALDSVEKVEELVQQDKIRLITPAEILDINGEGVVESVLLQHNDEAKRMEVIECDAFIPLFGLAPKLGPIADWGLEIEKNAIKVDNTLDYQTNVPGIYAIGDVNTYPGKLKLILCGFHEATLMCQSAYQRIFPDKRYVMKYTTVGGIDGFDGSRKEAEKAVVKKIGNKQNV from the coding sequence ATGATAACTACAGATATTTTAATCATAGGTGCTGGTCCCACGGGACTATTTGCTGTTTTTGAAGCTGGCTTACTCAAGTTGAAGTGCCATATTATCGATGCACTTGCTCAACCTGGTGGTCAGTGTACAGAACTGTATCCTAAAAAACCTATTTATGATATTCCTGGTTTCCCAGAAGTACTCGCGGGTGATTTGGTGACCAATCTTATGAAACAGATCGAGCCATTCCAGCCTGGGTTTACATTGGGAGAAAGAGCTGAAACAATCGACAAGCAAGACGACGGAAGCTTCATAGTAGCAACCAGCAAAGGAACTAAGCACCACGCCAAAGTAGTTGCAATCGCTGGTGGTCTTGGTTCTTTCGAGCCACGCAAACCTATGATTGATGGTATAGAAAGATACGAGGATAACGGTCTTGCTTACATGATCAAGGACCCTGAAGTCTACCGCGATAAAAAAGTAGTGATTGCTGGTGGTGGTGATAGTGCTCTGGACTGGTCTATTTTTCTAGCAAATGTTGCTAGTGAAGTAACACTGGTGCACCGCAGGGAAGAATTCCGTGGTGCGCTGGATAGTGTGGAGAAAGTAGAAGAATTGGTCCAACAAGACAAAATCCGTTTGATTACTCCAGCGGAGATTCTCGACATCAACGGCGAAGGTGTTGTTGAATCGGTATTGCTTCAACACAATGATGAAGCAAAACGCATGGAAGTCATCGAGTGCGATGCTTTTATTCCGTTATTTGGACTAGCTCCTAAATTGGGCCCAATAGCCGATTGGGGTCTAGAAATAGAAAAAAATGCGATTAAGGTGGATAACACACTGGATTACCAAACCAACGTTCCAGGTATATATGCCATTGGTGATGTGAACACCTATCCAGGTAAATTAAAATTGATTCTATGTGGTTTCCACGAGGCAACCCTAATGTGTCAGAGCGCTTACCAGCGCATCTTTCCAGATAAGCGTTATGTGATGAAATATACAACCGTTGGTGGTATTGATGGATTCGACGGTTCTCGTAAAGAAGCAGAAAAAGCGGTAGTTAAAAAAATAGGCAACAAGCAGAATGTCTGA
- a CDS encoding 2-isopropylmalate synthase: MSKNNVQIFDTTLRDGEQVPGCKLNTDQKVRIARRLDSLGVDVIEAGFPVSSPGDFKSVVEISKIVKNATVCGLTRAVENDIKVAADSLQYAARPRIHTGIGTSDSHIKHKFKATREQIIERAYKAVSYAKSFVEDVEFYAEDAGRTDNEYLARVCEAAIKAGATVLNIPDTTGYCLPSEYGAKIKYLNENVKGIENAILSVHCHNDLGLATANSIEGVINGARQIECTINGIGERAGNTALEEVVMVLKQHPYLNLDTNIDTTQLYGLSQFVSDSMGIYTQPNKAIVGANAFAHSSGIHQDGVIKHRATYEIIDPKDVGVTESAIVLTARSGRAALAYRAKNVGYELTKLQLDEVYQKFLEFADRKKEIMDDDIHEIIEHSHLYREIISA; encoded by the coding sequence ATGTCAAAAAACAACGTTCAAATCTTTGATACAACCCTAAGAGATGGCGAGCAGGTTCCCGGCTGTAAGCTCAATACTGACCAGAAAGTACGCATTGCGCGACGACTGGACAGCCTGGGCGTTGATGTGATCGAGGCTGGCTTTCCAGTTTCCAGTCCTGGCGATTTTAAATCTGTGGTAGAAATTTCCAAAATTGTGAAAAACGCCACTGTTTGTGGACTGACCAGAGCCGTCGAGAATGATATCAAGGTAGCAGCAGATTCTTTGCAATATGCTGCAAGGCCTAGAATTCATACTGGTATAGGAACTTCTGATTCTCATATCAAACACAAATTTAAAGCGACAAGAGAACAGATTATAGAGCGCGCCTACAAGGCTGTGAGTTATGCCAAATCATTTGTTGAAGATGTAGAGTTCTATGCAGAAGATGCAGGTCGCACCGATAATGAATATCTAGCGAGAGTTTGTGAAGCAGCTATAAAAGCTGGCGCGACCGTTCTCAATATCCCAGATACTACTGGATATTGTTTGCCTAGCGAGTACGGTGCAAAAATTAAATACCTCAATGAAAATGTCAAAGGCATCGAGAATGCAATTCTTTCCGTTCACTGTCACAATGACCTTGGACTTGCCACGGCAAACTCAATTGAAGGCGTCATCAACGGTGCAAGGCAGATTGAATGTACTATCAATGGTATAGGCGAGCGTGCTGGTAACACGGCGCTGGAAGAAGTAGTTATGGTTCTCAAGCAGCATCCATATCTTAATCTGGACACAAATATTGACACAACGCAATTATATGGATTAAGCCAATTCGTAAGCGATAGCATGGGCATCTACACGCAACCCAACAAAGCGATAGTAGGTGCAAATGCCTTTGCGCACAGCTCTGGAATCCATCAGGATGGCGTGATCAAACATCGCGCAACTTATGAAATCATCGACCCTAAAGATGTAGGCGTGACAGAATCTGCGATTGTTCTTACCGCGCGATCTGGTCGTGCTGCACTTGCCTACCGTGCAAAAAATGTAGGGTATGAACTCACAAAACTGCAGCTGGATGAGGTCTATCAAAAATTCCTTGAATTTGCAGATCGGAAGAAAGAAATTATGGATGATGACATCCACGAGATCATCGAGCACAGCCATTTGTATCGCGAGATTATTTCGGCCTAA
- a CDS encoding alpha/beta fold hydrolase, translating to MSGKLQYISIPDLQLRLGKTQEISVSYQIFGRELHTAPIILVNHALTGNSSIDQWWEPLVGSGKVLDTDRFTLLAFDIPGNGYDGSVDRLIYNFQEWCLADVALAFAKAIQHLNIKTIDLGIGGSIGGALLWEMMAIEPKLFRTIVPIAADWKATDWLIACCHVQESILNTSSTPLEVARQHAMTFYRSPQGLGNKFHRQKIAGSFAVNNWLDFHGKTLEQRFSLPAYQLLNHLLASTDAALNHDNSIENVVLNSDTTIEMIAVDSDGFFVAQEDRDTYELLKNDHEVAYHEIVSLHGHDAFLIEHDQVKTIVSKIMKHHLKEVNA from the coding sequence ATGTCAGGAAAACTGCAATACATATCTATTCCAGACCTTCAGCTTAGGTTGGGAAAAACTCAGGAAATTAGTGTTTCTTATCAGATTTTTGGGCGTGAGTTACATACTGCGCCCATTATTCTGGTAAATCATGCATTGACTGGAAACTCCAGTATTGATCAATGGTGGGAACCGTTGGTGGGTTCTGGAAAGGTGCTGGACACAGACCGGTTTACCTTGTTGGCATTTGATATTCCAGGTAATGGTTACGATGGCAGCGTTGACAGATTGATCTACAATTTTCAGGAATGGTGCCTGGCTGATGTTGCTCTCGCTTTCGCGAAAGCGATACAACACTTAAACATTAAAACAATTGACTTAGGCATAGGCGGTAGCATAGGAGGCGCATTGCTTTGGGAAATGATGGCGATCGAGCCAAAATTATTTAGAACTATAGTTCCCATAGCAGCAGATTGGAAGGCCACAGACTGGCTCATAGCCTGCTGTCACGTGCAGGAATCCATTTTGAATACGTCCAGTACGCCACTGGAAGTTGCTCGTCAACACGCGATGACTTTCTATAGGTCACCGCAAGGATTGGGTAACAAATTTCATCGTCAGAAAATAGCAGGATCCTTTGCCGTTAATAATTGGCTGGATTTTCATGGAAAGACTTTGGAGCAGCGATTTAGTTTGCCTGCTTACCAATTACTTAACCATTTATTGGCAAGTACAGATGCAGCATTGAATCATGACAATTCAATTGAGAATGTGGTTTTGAATAGCGATACCACAATTGAAATGATTGCTGTTGATAGCGATGGTTTTTTCGTCGCTCAAGAGGATCGTGATACCTACGAATTACTCAAGAATGACCATGAAGTGGCCTATCACGAGATCGTTAGTTTGCATGGTCACGATGCATTTCTTATTGAGCACGATCAGGTAAAAACGATTGTTTCAAAAATCATGAAACATCATTTGAAAGAAGTCAACGCTTAA
- a CDS encoding O-acetylhomoserine aminocarboxypropyltransferase/cysteine synthase family protein yields MSDQKFSTQALHTGHDVKQNGGTRAVPLYQSTAYVFNNSDHAANLFSLAEPGWIYTRLNNPTVDVLEQRLTALEGGIAAVATASGTAAISTTLLTLLRAGDHIVASNSLYGGTFNLLSVTLPRLGINTTFVNPNDEEAFTKAVQENTRAIFVESLGNPKLDVLDLKKISAQAKSAKVPLIVDNTVATPYLLNPIEYGANIVIHSLTKYINGNGTALGGIIIDAGTFDWTNGKFPEFTEPSAGYHGLVYSEALEAAAFIAKVRIEGLRDLGGAISPFNAWQIIQGLETLNLRVDKHSKNALELATWLKEQKDVEWVNYPGLESSDYYDLAQEYLPKGQSGIVTFGIKGGYENAKKVVDSAKVFSLLANIGDTKSLIIHPASTTHQQLKDEDQLSTGVSKDLIRLSVGLEDIEDLKADLINAFKSIKASVTA; encoded by the coding sequence ATGTCAGATCAAAAATTTTCAACGCAAGCACTACACACCGGTCACGATGTAAAACAAAATGGTGGCACTAGAGCTGTGCCCTTGTATCAATCCACAGCGTACGTTTTCAACAACAGCGATCATGCTGCAAACCTGTTCTCGTTAGCAGAGCCAGGATGGATATACACCAGATTGAATAATCCAACAGTCGATGTGCTCGAGCAGCGACTAACTGCACTTGAAGGTGGTATTGCCGCAGTAGCAACCGCATCAGGAACGGCAGCAATTTCAACAACCTTATTGACACTGCTTAGAGCAGGCGATCATATTGTAGCCAGCAACTCGCTTTATGGAGGTACTTTCAATCTATTGTCAGTAACGTTGCCACGTCTGGGAATCAACACCACTTTTGTGAATCCCAATGATGAGGAAGCTTTTACAAAGGCCGTTCAAGAAAATACTAGAGCTATTTTTGTGGAGTCTTTAGGGAATCCTAAACTAGATGTACTGGATCTTAAAAAAATCAGCGCTCAGGCTAAAAGTGCCAAAGTGCCATTGATTGTCGACAACACGGTAGCAACACCTTACTTATTGAATCCTATCGAGTACGGAGCTAATATTGTTATTCATTCCCTAACTAAATACATCAACGGTAACGGTACTGCATTAGGCGGAATCATCATTGATGCAGGAACTTTTGACTGGACTAACGGGAAATTCCCAGAATTCACAGAGCCATCTGCCGGCTATCATGGTCTAGTTTATAGTGAGGCATTGGAAGCTGCCGCATTCATTGCCAAAGTTAGAATTGAAGGACTTCGTGATCTAGGTGGAGCCATATCGCCGTTCAACGCATGGCAAATCATCCAAGGATTGGAAACACTAAATCTGCGTGTTGATAAGCACAGTAAAAATGCTTTGGAACTTGCTACGTGGCTCAAAGAACAAAAAGATGTAGAATGGGTGAATTATCCAGGTCTAGAATCAAGTGATTACTATGACCTTGCTCAAGAATATCTACCTAAAGGTCAAAGCGGTATTGTAACATTTGGTATCAAGGGCGGCTATGAAAACGCTAAAAAAGTTGTGGATAGCGCTAAGGTGTTCTCGCTACTCGCAAACATAGGCGATACAAAGTCCCTTATCATTCACCCGGCAAGTACGACTCACCAGCAATTGAAAGACGAGGATCAGTTAAGCACTGGCGTTAGCAAGGACTTGATTAGATTATCTGTCGGGCTTGAAGATATTGAAGATTTGAAGGCAGACTTGATTAACGCATTCAAGAGCATAAAAGCGTCGGTTACGGCATAG
- the leuC gene encoding 3-isopropylmalate dehydratase large subunit — translation MKKTLFDKVWDAHVVDAIENGPQILYIDKHLIHEVTSPQAFNELEARGIPVARPDQIVATADHNTPTQNQHLPVKDELSRKQLKQLTENCEKNNITLYELGHKYNGIVHVMAPELGITQPGMTIVCGDSHTSTHGAFGSIAFGIGTSQVAQVFASQCLLLTKPKSLRVTVNGDLKKGVLPKDVILYIIAKLGTNAGTGYFCEYAGDVFENMSMEGRMTVCNMSIEMGARGGMIAPDQTTFDYVKGRKFAPQDADFEKKVEHWKTLPTDEGAVFHKEYFFDAADIEPMLTYGTNPGMGIKVTGSIPTMEDASFEKSLEYMDFKKGESLIDKPINYVFIGSCTNSRIEDFRVAADFIKGKKKASNVTAWLVPGSKQVEAQIIKEGLKEIFDNAGFELRQPGCSACLAMNDDKIPQGEYCVSTSNRNFEGRQGQGSRTILASPLLAAATAVEGRIVDFTKMMN, via the coding sequence ATGAAAAAAACATTATTTGATAAAGTCTGGGATGCCCATGTGGTAGATGCCATTGAAAACGGCCCACAGATTTTATACATAGACAAACATTTGATTCACGAGGTCACGAGCCCACAGGCATTCAATGAACTTGAAGCTCGTGGTATTCCCGTGGCACGACCTGATCAAATCGTTGCAACGGCAGATCATAATACGCCAACTCAAAACCAGCATTTACCAGTCAAGGATGAGCTGTCCAGAAAACAGCTCAAGCAACTCACTGAAAATTGTGAGAAAAACAACATTACACTCTACGAATTGGGTCACAAATACAATGGCATCGTTCATGTAATGGCGCCAGAATTGGGAATTACCCAACCTGGAATGACAATCGTCTGTGGTGATTCACACACGTCAACCCATGGCGCTTTTGGCAGTATTGCTTTTGGAATAGGAACTAGTCAAGTGGCACAGGTTTTTGCAAGTCAGTGTCTGTTGTTGACCAAACCTAAGAGTTTACGGGTCACCGTAAATGGCGATCTCAAAAAAGGTGTTCTTCCAAAAGATGTGATTCTATACATTATCGCAAAGCTGGGAACCAACGCTGGTACGGGCTACTTCTGTGAATATGCAGGTGATGTGTTTGAAAACATGTCCATGGAAGGTCGTATGACGGTTTGCAATATGAGTATTGAGATGGGCGCCCGTGGTGGTATGATAGCACCAGATCAGACCACGTTTGATTATGTAAAAGGAAGAAAATTTGCACCACAAGATGCCGATTTTGAGAAAAAAGTAGAACACTGGAAAACCCTGCCAACGGATGAAGGTGCCGTATTTCACAAAGAGTATTTCTTTGATGCGGCAGATATTGAACCGATGCTTACTTATGGTACCAATCCTGGAATGGGCATCAAAGTTACCGGCAGTATTCCGACGATGGAAGATGCCTCGTTTGAGAAATCCCTGGAATACATGGATTTCAAAAAAGGAGAATCATTGATCGACAAGCCTATCAATTACGTTTTCATAGGTAGTTGTACCAATTCCCGCATAGAAGATTTTAGAGTTGCTGCTGATTTTATAAAGGGCAAAAAGAAAGCCAGCAATGTTACTGCATGGCTGGTTCCTGGAAGTAAGCAGGTAGAAGCACAGATTATTAAAGAAGGATTGAAAGAGATATTTGATAATGCAGGTTTTGAGTTACGCCAACCAGGTTGTAGCGCATGCCTTGCCATGAACGATGATAAGATACCACAAGGTGAGTATTGTGTGAGCACCTCTAATAGAAATTTTGAAGGCAGACAAGGGCAAGGTAGTCGTACCATTTTGGCAAGTCCTTTACTAGCTGCAGCAACTGCGGTCGAAGGCAGAATTGTAGACTTTACAAAGATGATGAACTGA
- a CDS encoding NADP-dependent glyceraldehyde-3-phosphate dehydrogenase: MSTTQIPEQFQINSLLHQSSYLVGGKLVEWNGETSKVHSTISSTPDYQPTLLGTIPTLGEKEAMMALDAAVTAYDKGKGAWPTMKVVDRIACMEKFVTQMKTKRDEVVKLLMWEIGKNLPDSEKEFDRTVDYIYDTVEDYKQMDRNSAMFQKHDGVNAHIRRGPLGVVLCLGPYNYPLNETFALLIPALIMGNTAIFKPAKHGVLLISPLLEAFRSSFPEGVVNIIYGRGRVVASPIMKSGKVDVLALIGNSKSANALQNQHPKSNRLRLVLGLEAKNPAIVLKDANLDLAIDECIAGATSFNGQRCTALKILYVHEDIVEEFNQRFAAKVDALKFGNPWEDGAKLTPLPEPDKPAYIQELIDDATEKGTKVINEKGGHTTENYIFPAVLYPVTKDMRVFQEEQFGPVIPVVSFKDIDEPLDDMAASNYGQQVSLFGQDIKTLSPLIDTLVNLVCRVNLNSSCQRGPDVYPFTGRKDSAVGTLSVHDALRSFSIRTFVASKDNAANNAILQELLQSKSSNFVSTDYIL; the protein is encoded by the coding sequence ATGAGTACAACTCAAATCCCAGAACAGTTTCAAATCAATTCATTACTCCATCAAAGCTCTTACCTCGTAGGAGGAAAGCTTGTCGAATGGAATGGAGAAACTTCAAAAGTACATTCCACGATTTCTTCAACTCCAGACTATCAACCCACTTTATTGGGGACAATTCCCACACTAGGAGAAAAAGAGGCGATGATGGCTTTAGATGCAGCTGTAACAGCATATGATAAGGGAAAAGGAGCCTGGCCTACAATGAAAGTAGTGGACCGCATTGCCTGTATGGAAAAGTTTGTAACCCAGATGAAGACTAAACGTGATGAGGTCGTGAAACTGCTTATGTGGGAAATAGGTAAAAACCTACCCGATTCTGAAAAGGAATTTGATCGCACGGTAGATTACATCTACGATACGGTTGAAGATTACAAGCAAATGGATCGTAATAGCGCCATGTTCCAAAAACACGATGGTGTCAATGCTCACATACGTCGTGGACCCTTAGGTGTTGTCTTGTGTTTAGGACCTTATAATTATCCGCTGAATGAGACCTTCGCGTTATTGATTCCGGCTTTGATTATGGGTAATACAGCCATTTTTAAACCCGCAAAGCATGGTGTTTTATTGATTTCTCCATTGCTGGAAGCCTTTAGATCCAGCTTTCCTGAAGGAGTAGTAAATATCATTTATGGTCGCGGTAGAGTAGTGGCATCACCTATTATGAAGTCTGGAAAAGTTGATGTGCTTGCATTGATAGGAAACAGTAAAAGTGCAAATGCCTTGCAAAATCAACACCCTAAAAGTAACCGACTGCGTTTGGTTTTAGGACTTGAAGCTAAAAATCCAGCGATCGTTTTGAAGGATGCCAATCTTGATCTAGCAATTGATGAATGTATTGCTGGAGCTACTTCGTTCAACGGGCAGCGTTGTACTGCCCTGAAAATACTTTATGTGCATGAAGATATCGTTGAAGAATTCAACCAACGATTTGCTGCGAAAGTAGATGCACTAAAATTTGGAAATCCCTGGGAAGATGGTGCGAAACTAACTCCTTTACCAGAACCTGATAAGCCTGCCTACATCCAAGAATTGATTGACGATGCGACAGAAAAAGGTACCAAGGTCATCAATGAAAAAGGCGGACACACTACCGAGAATTATATTTTTCCTGCCGTGCTATATCCAGTGACTAAAGATATGCGTGTATTTCAGGAAGAGCAATTTGGACCGGTGATTCCAGTGGTGTCCTTCAAGGATATTGATGAACCGTTAGATGACATGGCGGCTTCCAATTATGGGCAGCAGGTAAGTTTATTTGGCCAGGATATTAAAACCTTGTCGCCATTGATTGACACGCTGGTGAATCTTGTTTGTCGTGTGAATTTAAATAGCTCATGTCAGCGTGGTCCAGATGTATATCCATTTACAGGAAGAAAGGATAGTGCGGTAGGAACTTTGAGCGTCCATGATGCATTGCGTTCTTTCTCGATAAGAACCTTTGTGGCCTCAAAAGATAATGCGGCTAACAATGCTATATTACAAGAGTTGCTGCAATCCAAAAGCTCTAATTTTGTGAGTACGGATTATATACTCTAG